Below is a window of Agathobacter rectalis ATCC 33656 DNA.
TGGCAGATACGAGTACGCAGATGCAAGCCGTAAGATTACAGTTGAGGTAAAATCTGTAAATCACAGATATCTGGATGTCAATATCAAGATGCCCAAAAAGCTCAATTTCTTCGAGAGTGCAATAAGGACTCTGCTTAAGGAGTACATAGAGCGTGGCAAGGTTGACATTTATATCACATATGAGGATTTTACAGAAAATAATCTCTCATTGCAGTATAATAAGGCTCTCGCGGGAGAATATCTTAAGTATCTTAATCAGATGGCGGAGGAATTCGGACTGGAGAATGATATAAGAGTGAGCACGCTGTCGAGATATCCGGAGGTATTTGCGATGGAGGAGCAGCCTGTAGATGAGGATGAGCTGTGGAGCAGTCTTGAGAAGGCTCTTCGCGGTGCATTTGAGCCATTTGTTGAAAGCCGCGTGCGCGAGGGAGAAAATCTTAAAAAAGACCTTTGCGAAAAGCTCGATAATATGGTATCATATGTTGATTTCATTGAGGAGCGTTCGCCACAGATTATTGTCGAATACCGTGCGCGTCTTGAGGAAAAGCTAAGAGAGCTGCTTGCAGACAATCAGCTTGATGATTCAAGAATAGCCCAGGAGGTCACTATTTTTGCGGACAAGATCTGTGTGGATGAGGAGACAGTCAGGCTCAAAAGCCATATCCTTTCCATGAAGGATTCGCTAAATGCCGGTGGCAGTGTGGGAAGAAAGCTTGATTTCCTCGCACAGGAGATGAACCGTGAGGCGAATACCATCCTTTCAAAGTCCAATGATCTTAAGATTTCTGACACAGGCATCAGTCTTAAAACTGATATAGAAAAGGTCAGGGAACAGATTCAAAATATTGAGTAATTTTAGGAGATTGTGATGAGTAACACAGGAAAATTAGTTGTTTTTTCAGGCTTTTCGGGTTCCGGAAAGGGTACTATCATGAAGGAGCTTATGGCAAAGCATGGTGATGATTATGCACTGAGCGTATCAGCCACGACCAGAGGTCCAAGGCCGGGTGAGGAGCATGGCAGAGAGTATTTTTTTATCTCAGAGGAAGAATTTGAACAGATGATAAAGGCAGACGGACTGCTTGAGTATGCCAAGTATGTAGATCATTACTACGGCACACCAAAGTCATATGTAAATGAGCAGCTTAGCGCAGGAAAGAATGTGATTCTTGAGATAGAAATCCAGGGAGCTTTAAAGATAAAGAAGCAGTTTCCTGATACGGTGCTTATGTTTGTGTCAGCGCCGAGTGCAGATGAGCTTAAGGACCGGCTTGTAGGAAGAGGCACAGAGACAAAAGAGGTCTGTGCACAGAGACTTTCAAGAGCATATGAGGAGTCTTTAGGCATAGAGAAATATGATTATTTAGTGGTAAATGATAAGCTTGACGATTGTGTAGAGCTTGTGAATGATATCATCCACAGCTCTGACGACACAAAAAAGAATCAGGATTATCTGGTATCATCAAATATAGATTTTATAAATAAAATGA
It encodes the following:
- the gmk gene encoding guanylate kinase — protein: MSNTGKLVVFSGFSGSGKGTIMKELMAKHGDDYALSVSATTRGPRPGEEHGREYFFISEEEFEQMIKADGLLEYAKYVDHYYGTPKSYVNEQLSAGKNVILEIEIQGALKIKKQFPDTVLMFVSAPSADELKDRLVGRGTETKEVCAQRLSRAYEESLGIEKYDYLVVNDKLDDCVELVNDIIHSSDDTKKNQDYLVSSNIDFINKMRKELLSFSKGDK
- a CDS encoding YicC/YloC family endoribonuclease codes for the protein MIKSMTGFGRYEYADASRKITVEVKSVNHRYLDVNIKMPKKLNFFESAIRTLLKEYIERGKVDIYITYEDFTENNLSLQYNKALAGEYLKYLNQMAEEFGLENDIRVSTLSRYPEVFAMEEQPVDEDELWSSLEKALRGAFEPFVESRVREGENLKKDLCEKLDNMVSYVDFIEERSPQIIVEYRARLEEKLRELLADNQLDDSRIAQEVTIFADKICVDEETVRLKSHILSMKDSLNAGGSVGRKLDFLAQEMNREANTILSKSNDLKISDTGISLKTDIEKVREQIQNIE